One segment of Aquimarina sp. BL5 DNA contains the following:
- a CDS encoding NAD(P)/FAD-dependent oxidoreductase has translation MKKENVDVLVIGAGPSGSVSAAYLNKQGVNVKVVEKTKFPRFQVGESLIPRCMDNFKEAGLLDCLMKQGYEKKHGARFIKDGVHGCFDFSKKYGEGWNWTWQVPRDHFDKTLIDEAIKQGVSVDFETEVTNVEFNGTDSLTTVKHKDGSESEIEAKFIIDSSGFGRVIARQLGLEAAPKIAEHGSIFTQVKDINRPEGTEGTLITFEIIETEVWFWYIPFSNGNTSIGFVGPMEWINKFKGNTTEVLEEMMKTSPYYYKQFKDLPYLFDPYKVENISKNVTKLFGDGFVLTGNSAEFLDPVFSSGVSFATETGLLAAKLAVKQLNSQEVDWQVDFVDYIKDGVEVFSTYVKEWYTGNLQKIIFHKNENPVFKEQICAVLAGYVWDKTNPFVKKHKHILRSVAKLVEMEESMS, from the coding sequence ATGAAAAAAGAAAATGTAGATGTACTGGTTATTGGCGCTGGTCCGTCAGGCAGTGTGAGTGCTGCTTATCTTAACAAGCAGGGGGTAAATGTTAAGGTAGTTGAAAAAACCAAATTCCCCCGCTTTCAGGTTGGAGAAAGTTTGATACCCAGATGCATGGATAATTTCAAAGAAGCCGGTCTTCTTGACTGCCTTATGAAACAAGGGTATGAAAAAAAACACGGTGCCCGATTCATCAAAGACGGAGTACATGGGTGTTTTGACTTCAGTAAAAAATATGGAGAGGGTTGGAACTGGACCTGGCAAGTACCGAGAGACCATTTTGACAAAACTTTAATAGACGAAGCTATTAAGCAAGGTGTTAGCGTTGATTTTGAAACCGAAGTTACAAATGTAGAATTTAACGGAACTGATTCTTTAACTACTGTCAAACACAAAGATGGTTCAGAAAGTGAAATCGAAGCCAAATTTATTATAGACTCTAGTGGTTTTGGACGTGTAATTGCGCGTCAACTAGGCTTAGAAGCTGCTCCAAAAATTGCTGAACACGGATCAATTTTCACACAGGTAAAAGACATTAATCGTCCCGAAGGAACTGAAGGAACTTTAATAACTTTTGAAATTATTGAGACCGAAGTTTGGTTTTGGTACATTCCTTTTTCTAATGGGAATACGAGCATTGGCTTTGTTGGACCGATGGAATGGATTAACAAATTTAAAGGAAATACAACAGAAGTGCTCGAAGAGATGATGAAAACTTCCCCTTATTATTATAAGCAATTTAAAGATCTTCCTTATTTATTCGATCCTTATAAAGTAGAAAATATTTCTAAAAATGTTACTAAATTGTTTGGAGATGGTTTTGTTCTTACAGGAAACAGTGCTGAGTTTTTGGATCCAGTATTCTCATCTGGAGTATCATTTGCTACAGAAACAGGCTTATTGGCTGCCAAATTAGCTGTAAAACAATTAAACAGCCAAGAGGTTGATTGGCAAGTTGATTTTGTTGATTACATAAAAGATGGTGTAGAAGTTTTTTCTACCTATGTAAAAGAATGGTATACTGGAAATTTACAAAAGATTATTTTTCATAAAAACGAGAACCCTGTTTTTAAAGAACAAATATGTGCGGTACTAGCCGGATATGTATGGGACAAAACAAATCCATTTGTTAAAAAGCACAAACATATTTTACGAAGTGTTGCCAAATTAGTGGAAATGGAAGAGAGTATGTCTTAG